One window of Acidobacteriota bacterium genomic DNA carries:
- a CDS encoding VCBS repeat-containing protein, protein MLSKSFRSSLKPALVRFAATVILAALTTSTFPLWDFAAVSAMSESSTPAAAAPNATPPEPFMVSAPGSMTASIASVIGSAGSFLNKSLLGLVRGPRVPLGLEQPGTQPVPADPNAFSPPPPPQPAASVDFDFDFDGKADIARRHPSNSEWKVKNSNGANYTTATVGSSSATIAPGDFDGDDKTDMAVFSAGTWTIRKSSNGQTETVSFGASGDRPVVGDYDGDDVSDCAVFRPSTNTWWIKQSTNGQTVSSAFGATGDITAQGDFDRDGKTDVAVFRPSSGDWHVSGSQNGYFTFHWGIASDIPVPADYDNDGKTDFAVYRGTTGVWYAAKSGDSNNSYLTEFWGSYGDQPVPADYDGDGKADFAVWRPTNGTWYIVNSGTANSYTYETLGVAGDTAVSSAYLKQIGGYIYGYDFAKVRLSPKNATGRSDLYSRNFAWGTSLFGLPGRAGLDAGFGLSYNSLVWTKDPATNTIVFNADNSNLTPGFRFGFPTIEPVYYDATTQKFAYLMVTPSGGRAEFRQTTNSNIFETADSNYAELKINGTSGPNDPADQLTITVTGTDGTRADYEWKNGAYRCQKITDRNGNYIAINHDANGLLQTVTDTLGRVVTVNYNNESLPISVTQTWKANNGAGSDFTRTWATLSYTTKEINTNFNGLSVIGPGNGFSLKVLDKVTFPTETNGTGPSTAFSYNSYGQVWKITNKAADGHQLNEVKTDLETPGTAPEDCPRFSKTWSKTENFNIVGGTEQFIETEIRTYPNQTYDLGGHTGTATRIEVEMAGHPHGAVSKTWVGSSGWTEGLTIATEDWANNERKRWTWNQWTQDDTNASYITNPRVTASEVGDTSNRKITEIDYRLIPNTTTAEYGLVSEVRVKDGATNFLHKKSTTAYNLDTAYVSRRIIGLPSKTISWGYDQSTLQLEKVSEVDYFYDQGDFSDTSLEQNITNVIRHDSAYGASFTVGRGNLTSRKRYSVPDLNEYIQTETKYNIAGAPVAQVSPWTSTSTRTTKIGYADNFNDTPTTRNTYAYPTKLYDPAGNYSEVQYRFDTGANVMATSPAPAGNTYGKKTTRGYDDVGRIERESLWKDIQGTLQEYSYSRFVYPDSGIQSKVYSTVVDTDNNGVGNTADEVLSETWTDGAGRVRRARTPMTWDSNGATLTWSGVQTEYDILGQVKRQSVPSEVNSSWTLQNEDAARGGWLWNSAEYDWKGRVTRNIPSDSTGSDGKDQLITYEGCGCAGGEVTTIKGEDITETDWQGNNPNNLGRRTQKIYRDILGRVVKTEILNWNDTIYNSTTTVYNGADNPLLSRRFKGTAVLNNEHHTTSLTYDGYGRVKTIHRPEQNAESETSRDYFPDGNLESITDARGAKQTLAFNSRGLLTQVSYSVPANSGIAVTPTASFSYDNAGNRIGMSETGGTGSASYDYNSLSQIVAETRTFSDSLPNAPLNGYKLEYTYGLSGDLKSLKDPFGQQINYTNDRVGRLTAISGSTFGNVTNYLLSAQYRAWNAPKQVTYGNNVSSQATFDNQLRVSDFTLSGNATLMDCSYQYYQDGTLKFMEDRLSAQGHRLFRYDNLSRVVETRTGIEAKGQAPADPPPSALLYRQDYTFNEFGNLTARSGIWKPGSNCGHDGDFPFSHIYQNNRTVGDYYDADGRPTNKDGFSEVYDSAGRNVRHLPNDGEYELDRVYDGDGLEVKKIEKVWDFENNQWKEPTRKYYIRSTVKSGEIITEVAGDGKKSQTFVYAGADLLARQTLSDDAVPVESVKWEHWDPAKISRRTTDKDRNSPSFSGVELDPLNKNALYFCLPQQPERGQYLLNSHDYPGAWAASAMQFCNFGGLFGPCDVVEGLGGNYFPFYGRNDRFAQLPFEIGQRPLRNLDNPMAVAYDTFHELYSGAFLGMSGYNYAEGSSNNFVSSIYGYGMSDLHRLLGQQAIKKLPKSLADRKQKLTDKELADLKSEFGDALGIKNGDDSCEDKLNELLEALGSKTTSVKDLADSFFGGRNKLYGVSENVTTIRVKLNGKWTAVGAPAGETGWNGSRFEAVINNKNPNITTLSTFVHEIFHAAGNHSTYDHPSLNEAVRRVIGDDDLEWNLDRFFRKYCTKEGYKE, encoded by the coding sequence ATGTTATCGAAGTCGTTTCGCAGTTCACTCAAACCGGCCCTTGTCAGATTCGCTGCAACCGTCATTCTCGCGGCTCTGACGACATCGACGTTTCCGTTATGGGATTTCGCAGCGGTTTCGGCGATGAGCGAAAGTTCGACACCGGCCGCGGCGGCGCCGAATGCGACTCCACCCGAGCCGTTTATGGTCTCGGCCCCGGGTTCGATGACCGCGTCGATCGCGTCCGTGATCGGTTCGGCCGGCTCATTCCTCAACAAATCGCTGCTCGGGCTCGTCAGAGGGCCCCGCGTTCCGTTGGGGCTCGAACAGCCCGGGACGCAGCCGGTTCCGGCCGATCCCAATGCATTTTCACCGCCTCCGCCTCCGCAGCCCGCGGCGAGCGTCGATTTCGACTTCGATTTTGACGGCAAGGCCGACATCGCGCGGCGCCATCCTTCAAACTCGGAATGGAAAGTAAAGAACTCGAACGGCGCCAACTACACGACGGCTACAGTGGGCTCATCATCGGCGACGATCGCGCCCGGAGATTTCGACGGCGACGACAAGACCGACATGGCCGTCTTCAGCGCCGGGACGTGGACGATCAGGAAGAGTTCGAACGGCCAGACCGAGACGGTCTCGTTCGGCGCCTCGGGCGACAGGCCGGTAGTCGGCGATTACGACGGCGACGACGTTTCGGACTGCGCCGTCTTCAGGCCCTCGACAAACACCTGGTGGATCAAACAAAGCACAAACGGCCAGACGGTTTCAAGCGCTTTCGGCGCGACCGGCGACATCACCGCGCAGGGCGATTTCGACCGTGACGGCAAAACGGACGTCGCTGTTTTTCGGCCTTCGTCGGGCGACTGGCATGTTTCGGGATCGCAGAACGGCTATTTCACCTTCCATTGGGGGATCGCGTCCGACATTCCGGTTCCTGCCGATTACGACAATGACGGCAAGACGGACTTCGCCGTCTATCGCGGCACCACCGGCGTCTGGTACGCCGCCAAGAGCGGGGATTCGAACAACTCCTATCTGACTGAGTTTTGGGGAAGCTACGGCGACCAGCCCGTTCCGGCCGATTACGACGGCGACGGCAAGGCGGATTTCGCGGTCTGGCGGCCGACAAACGGCACCTGGTACATAGTCAACAGCGGAACGGCCAACTCGTACACCTATGAAACGCTCGGCGTCGCCGGCGACACGGCCGTTTCTTCGGCGTATCTGAAACAGATCGGCGGCTACATCTACGGCTACGATTTCGCCAAGGTCCGGCTTTCTCCGAAAAACGCAACGGGCCGCAGCGACCTCTATTCACGGAACTTCGCCTGGGGAACCTCGCTTTTCGGTTTGCCGGGACGCGCCGGTCTCGACGCCGGTTTCGGGCTTTCCTACAACTCGCTCGTCTGGACCAAGGATCCGGCGACGAACACAATCGTTTTCAATGCCGACAATTCGAACCTGACACCCGGATTCCGTTTCGGATTCCCGACAATCGAACCGGTCTACTATGACGCGACGACCCAGAAGTTCGCCTATCTGATGGTCACGCCCTCGGGCGGCCGAGCCGAGTTCCGGCAGACGACCAATTCGAACATCTTCGAAACGGCCGATTCAAACTACGCCGAGCTCAAGATAAACGGAACGTCCGGCCCGAACGATCCGGCCGATCAACTGACGATCACCGTCACCGGAACCGACGGCACGCGCGCCGATTATGAATGGAAGAACGGCGCCTACCGCTGCCAGAAGATCACCGACCGCAACGGCAACTACATCGCCATCAACCATGACGCCAACGGACTTCTTCAAACCGTGACCGACACCCTCGGGCGCGTCGTTACGGTCAACTACAACAACGAATCTCTCCCGATCTCAGTCACCCAGACGTGGAAAGCGAACAACGGAGCCGGAAGTGATTTCACGCGCACCTGGGCTACGCTTTCCTATACGACGAAAGAGATCAATACCAACTTCAACGGGCTTTCGGTGATCGGTCCCGGCAACGGCTTTTCGCTCAAGGTGCTCGACAAAGTCACGTTCCCGACGGAAACCAACGGCACGGGGCCAAGCACCGCCTTCAGCTACAACTCATACGGACAGGTCTGGAAGATCACGAACAAGGCGGCCGACGGGCATCAGCTCAATGAAGTCAAGACGGATCTGGAGACACCTGGAACGGCGCCCGAAGATTGTCCGCGTTTCTCAAAAACCTGGTCAAAAACGGAAAACTTCAACATCGTCGGCGGAACCGAGCAGTTCATCGAGACCGAGATCAGAACTTACCCCAATCAGACGTACGATCTCGGCGGCCACACCGGAACGGCAACAAGAATCGAAGTCGAAATGGCGGGGCATCCGCACGGCGCCGTCTCGAAAACGTGGGTCGGTTCATCCGGCTGGACGGAAGGCCTGACGATCGCCACCGAGGACTGGGCAAACAATGAACGAAAGCGCTGGACTTGGAACCAATGGACGCAGGATGACACAAATGCTTCCTACATCACGAATCCGCGCGTCACCGCATCCGAGGTCGGCGACACATCGAACCGGAAGATCACGGAGATCGACTATCGTCTGATCCCCAACACGACGACCGCCGAATACGGACTGGTAAGCGAGGTCCGCGTCAAAGACGGGGCGACGAATTTCTTGCACAAGAAGTCGACAACCGCCTACAATCTTGATACGGCATACGTTTCGCGGAGAATCATCGGATTGCCGTCGAAAACGATTTCGTGGGGATACGATCAGTCGACCCTTCAATTGGAGAAGGTATCGGAGGTCGACTACTTTTACGACCAGGGAGACTTCAGCGATACGTCACTTGAGCAGAACATCACGAACGTCATCAGGCATGACAGCGCTTACGGCGCGTCGTTCACGGTCGGACGCGGGAATCTGACATCGAGAAAACGCTACAGCGTTCCCGACTTGAACGAGTACATTCAGACGGAAACAAAATACAACATCGCCGGCGCTCCGGTCGCGCAAGTTTCGCCGTGGACGTCGACATCGACGCGGACTACGAAGATCGGTTACGCCGACAACTTCAATGACACCCCGACAACGCGCAACACCTACGCTTATCCGACAAAACTCTACGATCCCGCCGGAAACTACTCTGAAGTCCAATATCGCTTCGATACGGGCGCGAACGTGATGGCAACGTCCCCGGCGCCGGCCGGGAACACGTACGGCAAGAAAACAACGCGCGGATATGACGATGTCGGCCGGATCGAACGGGAATCGCTCTGGAAGGACATTCAGGGAACGCTTCAGGAATACAGTTACTCGAGGTTCGTGTATCCGGACTCGGGAATTCAGTCAAAGGTCTATTCGACCGTTGTCGACACAGACAACAACGGCGTCGGCAACACGGCCGACGAAGTCCTTTCCGAAACCTGGACCGACGGCGCGGGAAGGGTTAGACGAGCGCGAACGCCGATGACGTGGGATTCAAACGGCGCGACTCTCACCTGGTCGGGCGTACAGACCGAGTACGATATTCTCGGACAGGTGAAGCGCCAAAGCGTTCCGTCCGAGGTGAACTCAAGCTGGACGCTCCAGAACGAAGACGCAGCCCGCGGTGGCTGGCTGTGGAACTCCGCCGAGTACGACTGGAAAGGCCGGGTCACCCGAAACATCCCAAGCGATTCGACAGGTTCCGACGGTAAGGACCAACTCATAACCTACGAGGGCTGCGGTTGCGCCGGCGGCGAAGTGACGACAATAAAGGGCGAGGATATCACCGAGACCGACTGGCAGGGAAACAATCCGAATAACCTCGGAAGACGGACACAGAAGATTTACCGGGATATTTTGGGGCGGGTTGTAAAAACCGAGATTCTGAATTGGAACGACACAATTTACAACTCAACCACGACGGTTTACAACGGGGCTGATAATCCGTTGCTATCCCGCCGATTTAAGGGTACGGCGGTTTTGAACAACGAACATCACACAACAAGCCTGACCTACGATGGCTACGGACGGGTGAAGACGATTCATCGCCCGGAGCAAAACGCGGAATCCGAAACGAGCCGTGATTATTTCCCCGATGGAAATCTCGAATCCATAACCGACGCTCGAGGGGCCAAGCAGACGCTCGCATTCAATTCAAGAGGGCTTCTTACGCAAGTCAGCTATTCGGTGCCGGCGAACTCAGGAATCGCAGTCACGCCAACAGCGAGTTTTTCGTATGACAATGCCGGCAACCGAATTGGAATGTCGGAAACAGGCGGCACCGGAAGTGCGAGTTACGACTACAACAGTCTTTCCCAAATCGTTGCGGAAACCAGAACTTTCAGCGATTCCCTGCCGAACGCGCCGCTCAATGGGTACAAACTCGAATACACTTACGGGCTGTCTGGCGATTTGAAATCGCTGAAAGACCCGTTTGGTCAGCAAATCAACTACACGAATGACCGCGTCGGGCGTTTGACGGCGATTTCGGGATCGACGTTCGGAAACGTAACGAACTATCTTTTGTCGGCGCAATACCGGGCCTGGAATGCTCCGAAGCAAGTTACCTACGGGAACAACGTTTCATCGCAGGCGACGTTTGATAATCAGCTTCGGGTCAGCGATTTCACTTTGTCTGGCAACGCGACGCTTATGGATTGCAGCTATCAGTATTATCAAGACGGCACCCTGAAATTCATGGAGGACCGTCTTTCGGCGCAGGGGCACCGGTTGTTCCGGTACGATAATCTTTCGCGGGTCGTCGAAACGCGAACCGGCATCGAGGCTAAGGGGCAGGCGCCCGCGGATCCGCCACCCTCCGCACTGCTTTATCGCCAAGACTATACATTCAACGAATTCGGAAACCTGACCGCAAGATCGGGAATCTGGAAGCCGGGATCGAATTGCGGTCATGATGGGGACTTTCCGTTCAGCCATATCTATCAAAACAACCGCACGGTCGGCGATTACTACGACGCCGACGGGCGCCCGACGAACAAGGACGGGTTTTCCGAGGTGTACGACTCGGCCGGACGCAACGTCAGGCATCTGCCGAATGACGGTGAATACGAATTGGACCGCGTTTACGATGGTGACGGACTTGAGGTGAAGAAGATCGAGAAGGTGTGGGATTTCGAGAACAATCAATGGAAAGAACCCACGCGGAAGTACTATATCCGTTCGACGGTCAAATCGGGTGAAATCATCACGGAAGTCGCGGGTGACGGCAAAAAGAGCCAGACATTCGTTTATGCCGGTGCCGATTTGTTGGCGAGGCAAACATTGAGTGACGACGCGGTACCGGTCGAGAGCGTGAAATGGGAACATTGGGATCCGGCAAAGATCAGTCGGAGGACGACCGACAAAGACCGGAACTCTCCGAGTTTTTCCGGCGTTGAACTCGATCCGCTGAACAAGAACGCTCTGTATTTCTGCCTGCCGCAGCAACCCGAACGGGGTCAGTATCTTCTGAACTCGCACGATTACCCGGGCGCATGGGCAGCAAGCGCGATGCAGTTCTGCAATTTCGGGGGACTGTTCGGCCCTTGCGATGTCGTCGAAGGCCTCGGCGGGAACTACTTTCCTTTCTACGGACGCAACGATCGGTTCGCGCAATTGCCGTTCGAAATCGGCCAGCGACCGTTGAGAAATCTCGACAATCCGATGGCGGTCGCCTATGACACATTTCACGAACTCTATTCCGGGGCTTTTCTCGGGATGAGTGGCTACAATTACGCCGAAGGATCATCCAACAATTTCGTATCGAGCATTTACGGGTACGGCATGTCAGATTTGCATCGTTTGCTTGGGCAGCAAGCAATCAAAAAGCTACCGAAAAGCCTTGCTGATCGCAAACAAAAATTGACGGACAAGGAGTTGGCTGACTTGAAGAGTGAGTTCGGGGACGCTCTTGGAATCAAGAACGGCGACGATTCGTGCGAGGATAAACTCAACGAACTGCTTGAAGCGCTTGGGTCGAAAACTACTTCAGTGAAGGATCTCGCTGATAGTTTCTTTGGTGGCAGAAACAAACTGTATGGTGTCAGCGAGAATGTGACGACGATTCGCGTCAAGTTAAATGGCAAATGGACTGCCGTGGGCGCGCCCGCCGGCGAAACAGGATGGAATGGTTCGAGATTCGAAGCGGTCATCAACAACAAAAACCCCAACATAACCACATTGTCGACTTTTGTGCACGAGATATTCCACGCAGCCGGGAACCATTCAACCTATGATCATCCATCACTAAACGAAGCGGTTCGGAGAGTAATCGGTGATGACGATCTAGAGTGGAATCTAGATCGTTTCTTTCGAAAGTACTGTACGAAGGAGGGGTATAAAGAGTGA
- a CDS encoding ATP-binding protein — protein sequence MKVYEDMASSALGELDLKTAAVNLDTIAQRAAAEDWSYTEFLGRLLEGEIRHRQEMRVALSLQFARFPYPKRLGEFDFKAQPGVDRRLIDELATGRFLAEGRNIVFLGPPGVGKTHLAIGLGVMTAELGHRVYFTTAVDIARKLVRAMHENRLSREIKNLTRPKLLIIDEVGYLKLEPPEASLLFQVISERYERKGAVILTSNKAFAAWGEVFAGDAVMASAALDRLLHRSTVINIRGESYRLKKAGRRGAWSCGRVVGNCRQLFHNSGQQ from the coding sequence ATGAAGGTCTACGAAGATATGGCATCGTCCGCGCTCGGCGAACTTGATCTCAAGACCGCCGCGGTCAATCTTGACACGATCGCCCAGCGGGCGGCCGCCGAGGACTGGAGTTACACGGAGTTCCTCGGGCGGCTGCTCGAAGGCGAGATCAGGCACCGGCAGGAGATGCGCGTCGCGCTGAGCCTGCAGTTCGCGCGCTTTCCGTACCCGAAGAGGCTTGGCGAATTCGATTTCAAGGCGCAGCCCGGCGTTGACCGGAGGCTCATTGACGAACTGGCGACGGGGCGCTTTCTGGCCGAAGGGCGGAACATCGTCTTTCTCGGGCCGCCCGGAGTGGGCAAGACGCATCTCGCGATCGGGCTCGGGGTGATGACGGCGGAACTCGGGCACCGCGTCTATTTCACGACCGCCGTCGACATCGCGCGCAAACTCGTGCGGGCGATGCACGAGAACCGGCTCTCGCGCGAGATCAAGAACCTGACGCGCCCGAAACTGCTGATCATCGACGAGGTCGGCTACCTGAAGCTCGAACCTCCCGAGGCGAGCCTGTTGTTTCAGGTCATCTCGGAGAGATACGAACGCAAGGGAGCGGTCATCCTGACGAGCAACAAGGCCTTCGCGGCCTGGGGCGAGGTCTTCGCCGGAGACGCGGTGATGGCGAGCGCGGCTCTCGACCGGCTGCTCCACCGCTCGACGGTGATCAACATCCGGGGCGAAAGCTACCGGCTCAAGAAAGCGGGCCGCCGCGGCGCATGGAGTTGTGGAAGAGTTGTCGGCAATTGCCGCCAACTCTTCCACAACTCCGGACAACAATGA
- a CDS encoding IS21 family transposase — MLGMEEWMEVKDLKRQGHSIKQICRMTGYSRNTVRKVLREGSPKRAAEAKRGSKLDAYKDYLKKRYEETGLSAVRLTGEIRGMGFAGSWDIVRRYLRELDIGAKVSAKATVRFETPPGKQAQADWAEIGSYIDEKGSRRKIYAFVMLLGFSRTMYVEYTRRMRMPELIGCLERAFAYFGGWPETILFDNMAQVRLPCGKLNPQMADFLNHYGIAPRTHRPYRPRTKGKVERAVGYLKDNFIKGREFADLADLQAQGAAWLEEANGRKHGTTGKRPFDLLREEGLTPYGSAPRYRPSVWKKRTVSVDGYVSIGA; from the coding sequence ATGCTTGGAATGGAGGAATGGATGGAGGTCAAAGACTTGAAAAGGCAGGGGCATTCGATAAAGCAGATCTGCCGGATGACGGGATATTCGCGGAACACGGTCCGCAAGGTACTGCGCGAGGGTTCGCCGAAGCGCGCGGCGGAAGCGAAACGGGGTTCCAAACTGGACGCGTACAAGGATTATCTGAAGAAGCGGTACGAGGAGACGGGCCTCAGCGCGGTTCGGCTGACGGGCGAGATCCGGGGAATGGGGTTCGCGGGATCGTGGGACATCGTGAGGCGGTACTTGCGGGAACTGGACATCGGGGCGAAGGTATCGGCGAAGGCGACGGTGAGGTTCGAGACGCCGCCCGGCAAACAGGCGCAGGCTGACTGGGCGGAGATCGGGTCGTACATCGACGAAAAGGGGAGCCGGAGAAAGATCTACGCGTTCGTGATGTTGCTGGGTTTTTCGCGGACGATGTACGTCGAGTACACGCGGCGGATGCGGATGCCGGAGCTGATCGGGTGCCTTGAGAGGGCGTTCGCCTACTTCGGCGGCTGGCCGGAGACGATCCTCTTCGACAACATGGCGCAGGTGCGCCTTCCGTGCGGGAAACTGAACCCGCAGATGGCCGACTTTCTGAATCACTACGGGATCGCGCCGAGGACGCACCGCCCGTACCGGCCGCGGACGAAGGGCAAGGTCGAACGCGCGGTCGGGTATCTGAAGGACAACTTCATCAAGGGGCGGGAGTTTGCCGACCTTGCGGATCTTCAGGCACAGGGCGCGGCGTGGCTGGAAGAGGCGAACGGACGGAAACACGGGACGACCGGAAAGCGGCCCTTCGACCTGCTGCGGGAGGAAGGTCTGACGCCGTACGGGTCGGCGCCGCGGTACCGGCCGTCGGTCTGGAAGAAGCGGACGGTAAGCGTCGACGGGTACGTCTCGATCGGGGCGTGA
- a CDS encoding transposase, giving the protein MKPKLEQREATERLRAVYRAGDRETAEGLARKLLADWRQTGYLQAAECFEKALGELLAFHAFPPEHATHLRTTNPIETPFAAVKARTNATRRVRTQRPALHLLFKLLERAEKGWQRLSHPEKLKDVRIPGKPPQTA; this is encoded by the coding sequence GTGAAACCGAAGTTGGAACAAAGGGAGGCGACCGAGCGGCTGCGGGCGGTCTACAGGGCCGGCGACCGGGAGACGGCCGAAGGGCTGGCGCGGAAGCTTCTCGCCGACTGGCGGCAGACCGGATATCTTCAGGCCGCCGAATGCTTTGAGAAGGCGCTCGGGGAGCTCCTCGCGTTCCACGCCTTCCCGCCGGAACACGCGACGCACCTGCGGACGACGAACCCGATCGAAACGCCGTTCGCGGCGGTCAAGGCGAGAACGAATGCAACTCGCCGCGTCCGGACGCAGAGACCGGCATTGCATCTGCTCTTCAAACTGCTGGAGCGGGCGGAAAAGGGATGGCAACGGCTGAGCCATCCCGAAAAACTGAAGGACGTCAGGATCCCCGGCAAACCGCCGCAAACGGCCTGA
- a CDS encoding carboxypeptidase regulatory-like domain-containing protein, whose product MKIRIGWILIVVGIFLMVATVNTCAAEVATVCGRVVGEDGKPVVGAGVVIAYEGGHYLASAKSGDNGRFEITFPGPIRRRLYLYSGVDAVRDHEDEFLVDAPFGGALWGEKKFAGIPFDMGERLTYDAGDISLQYWFNDVHVRLTRNRRKLVVAEWERLWVVLKDQRGRKIHEQSFAPSITPQADINSSEMRIMLPEGDWSFDFKRYVYGKLRPSTMILGQTRTFSIRRHAETVELCVELSDF is encoded by the coding sequence ATGAAAATACGAATCGGCTGGATTCTCATTGTTGTTGGCATATTTTTAATGGTTGCGACCGTCAATACCTGTGCCGCGGAAGTGGCAACGGTTTGTGGTCGGGTGGTCGGTGAAGACGGAAAACCCGTTGTGGGCGCCGGTGTAGTGATTGCGTATGAAGGCGGCCATTACCTTGCATCTGCAAAATCCGGTGATAACGGCCGGTTTGAGATTACGTTTCCCGGGCCAATAAGGCGGCGACTGTATTTGTATTCCGGCGTCGATGCGGTTCGGGATCATGAGGACGAGTTTCTGGTAGACGCTCCGTTTGGGGGGGCGCTTTGGGGTGAGAAGAAATTTGCGGGAATACCATTTGATATGGGTGAGCGACTCACCTACGATGCAGGGGATATTTCGTTGCAGTATTGGTTCAACGACGTGCACGTAAGATTGACTCGGAACCGCCGCAAACTCGTCGTCGCTGAATGGGAGCGGCTTTGGGTGGTTCTGAAAGATCAACGCGGACGCAAGATTCACGAACAGAGCTTTGCGCCATCGATCACACCACAGGCGGACATTAATTCATCGGAGATGCGAATCATGCTTCCCGAAGGGGATTGGAGCTTCGACTTTAAGCGCTATGTTTATGGTAAGTTAAGGCCATCGACCATGATTCTGGGTCAAACCCGGACGTTCTCTATTCGGCGTCACGCCGAGACTGTGGAGCTCTGCGTCGAACTTTCAGATTTTTAG